In Thauera sp. JM12B12, one DNA window encodes the following:
- a CDS encoding O-antigen ligase family protein, with amino-acid sequence MTRQTLSARLAALRSAFLRLGWLAPALFPVANIGGRGLFNTLFFGYILWALLALSHLRRKDLIEGGKHLAMLGCAYAPSIFIAEDAARAIKIWATVLLYMSTGAITYAVLRDDPKKITPLLRALAIGALAALTACYLDLFKTALTSENFVPRLDLRTVDLVIFAPFLVGYSISTPHTSCTLTKALAAYALTAGMVIFADERTTLVSFLAASVTLCLLVTRISALRVLASGLALLALAIVLNGDALLRGLELGDDLFQRLDQFSSGRLTLWHQAIQHPPANPWFGVGMGNTQGYREVVSIGSLEGHTVRHLHNLWLDAWYETGLVGVGTLALVLIMSLVRSIEAWRTLPQTQRLQAGLLLSSTCAVLVQTQFSISYASREFNIYAMLFLAVLAHLANTPDPTPSPTVRNPSA; translated from the coding sequence GTGACAAGACAAACCCTTTCGGCCAGGCTGGCCGCGCTTCGGTCGGCTTTCCTGAGGCTCGGCTGGCTGGCCCCGGCGCTTTTCCCCGTCGCCAACATCGGCGGACGCGGGCTTTTCAACACGCTGTTCTTTGGCTACATCTTATGGGCACTGCTCGCCCTGTCGCACCTGCGGCGCAAGGACCTGATTGAAGGCGGCAAGCACCTTGCGATGCTCGGATGCGCCTACGCACCAAGCATTTTTATTGCCGAGGATGCAGCGCGTGCGATCAAGATCTGGGCGACGGTCCTGCTCTACATGAGCACGGGCGCTATCACCTATGCCGTCCTGCGAGACGACCCCAAAAAAATCACCCCGCTCTTGCGCGCCCTTGCCATCGGCGCGCTCGCTGCGCTCACAGCGTGCTATCTCGATCTTTTCAAGACTGCCCTGACCAGCGAAAACTTCGTCCCGCGCCTCGATCTGCGCACCGTGGACCTCGTCATCTTCGCGCCTTTCCTGGTCGGATATAGCATCAGTACGCCACACACCTCATGCACGCTGACGAAAGCGTTGGCGGCGTATGCGCTCACGGCCGGCATGGTCATCTTTGCAGACGAACGTACGACACTGGTCAGTTTTCTTGCCGCGTCCGTCACACTGTGCCTGCTGGTTACGCGGATTTCCGCCTTGCGGGTCCTGGCCTCCGGACTTGCGCTGCTGGCGCTGGCCATAGTCCTGAATGGCGATGCCCTGCTGCGCGGGCTGGAGCTTGGTGACGACCTCTTCCAGCGACTCGATCAATTCAGCAGCGGGCGTCTCACCTTGTGGCACCAGGCCATCCAGCACCCGCCTGCGAATCCGTGGTTCGGTGTCGGCATGGGCAATACGCAGGGCTATCGCGAAGTTGTCAGCATCGGCAGCCTCGAGGGCCACACCGTCAGACACCTGCACAATCTCTGGCTGGACGCCTGGTATGAGACCGGCCTTGTCGGCGTCGGCACCCTGGCACTCGTGCTGATCATGTCGCTGGTACGCTCCATAGAAGCTTGGCGCACACTGCCCCAGACACAGCGCCTGCAGGCCGGACTATTGTTGTCCTCAACGTGCGCGGTGCTCGTTCAAACACAATTCAGCATTTCCTACGCATCGCGTGAGTTCAACATCTATGCGATGCTTTTCCTGGCGGTACTGGCGCATCTCGCAAACACACCCGACCCTACCCCGTCACCCACCGTCAGAAACCCCTCCGCATGA
- a CDS encoding glycosyltransferase family 9 protein produces the protein MTLMPTHARKPSPSAEKILVIRHGAFGDIVQTDGALRDIRARFPQAEIVLLTTAPFRKLMGRCPHIDRILIDNRAPLWRLGALWSLRTALKNESFDRVFDLQKTDRTELYHRLFLKNTIWSGRVVGHRPASAIDGYLAQLRDAGVEPAECARPNVEWMADDVRTTLAEAGVRSPYIALIPGCAARHPHKRWPYYDQLAAALIARGYDVVTAPGPDEIELCKSIPGHTLLGPNGFLNWFELAGVLKGARFVVGNDTGPSHVASCLGRPGLALFGPHTSAARTGIRRGAFDAIEVANLTDLDVQTVLDAVLSKLPAQENSV, from the coding sequence ATGACGCTCATGCCGACACACGCTCGCAAGCCTTCACCTTCCGCCGAAAAAATCCTCGTCATCCGCCATGGCGCATTTGGCGACATCGTGCAGACGGACGGCGCATTGCGCGACATCCGCGCCCGGTTCCCGCAGGCCGAAATCGTGCTGCTGACGACTGCGCCTTTTCGCAAACTCATGGGGCGCTGTCCGCATATCGACCGCATCCTCATCGACAACCGTGCGCCACTCTGGAGGCTTGGCGCCCTGTGGTCCCTGCGCACGGCGTTGAAAAACGAGAGCTTCGACCGGGTTTTCGATCTACAGAAAACCGATCGCACCGAGCTCTATCACCGCCTCTTCCTGAAGAACACGATCTGGAGCGGGCGCGTCGTGGGCCACCGGCCCGCTTCGGCAATCGACGGCTATCTGGCGCAACTGCGGGACGCAGGCGTCGAGCCCGCGGAATGCGCCCGGCCCAACGTGGAATGGATGGCCGATGATGTGCGCACCACGCTCGCCGAAGCAGGCGTGCGCTCACCCTACATCGCCCTCATTCCGGGCTGTGCCGCCCGGCACCCGCACAAACGCTGGCCCTATTACGACCAACTGGCCGCAGCACTCATTGCGCGAGGCTACGACGTCGTCACCGCTCCGGGCCCGGACGAAATCGAACTGTGCAAAAGCATTCCCGGCCACACCCTGCTCGGCCCGAATGGCTTTCTCAACTGGTTCGAACTTGCAGGCGTGCTCAAGGGCGCGCGTTTCGTCGTGGGGAACGACACCGGCCCCAGCCACGTCGCGTCGTGCCTTGGCAGGCCCGGGCTGGCCTTGTTCGGACCACACACCAGCGCCGCACGCACCGGCATCCGTCGCGGCGCGTTCGACGCAATCGAGGTGGCCAACCTGACCGACCTCGACGTGCAGACCGTACTCGACGCGGTGCTGAGCAAGCTGCCCGCTCAGGAAAACTCGGTGTAG